A single genomic interval of Antechinus flavipes isolate AdamAnt ecotype Samford, QLD, Australia chromosome 1, AdamAnt_v2, whole genome shotgun sequence harbors:
- the MRPL32 gene encoding 39S ribosomal protein L32, mitochondrial produces the protein MVMALACLRVTLPSWPAAAVRLLQNCWARVEKTLPSDLSAGFPGPSWGPALAGAPLPLQPPPDAGGAAETPGPGDGLVWMAAPKNRRSIEVNRCRRRNPNKLIKVKNNIDVCPECGHLKLKHVLCGYCYSKVRHETAQIRRQMGGRNSKAPTVETVVLYQGETPSAEDQGKRLIERDRKRPSWFSRT, from the exons ATGGTCATGGCCTTGGCGTGCCTGCGGGTAACCCTGCCCTCGTGGCCGGCGGCTGCCGTGCGCTTGCTACAGAATTGCTGGGCCCGGGTGGAGAAGACGCTTCCCTCGGATCTTTCTGCTGGCTTTCCAGGCCCTTCCTGGG GGCCAGCCCTGGCGGGGGCGCCGCTGCCCCTCCAGCCCCCTCCGGATGCGGGCGGGGCGGCCGAGACGCCGGGCCCGGGAGATGGCTTGGTGTGGATGGCGGCCCCCAAGAACAGGCGCAGCATCGAAGTCAATCGGTGCCGGAGAAGGAACCCCAACAAGCTCATTAAAGTAAAG AACAACATCGACGTGTGTCCCGAGTGCGGCCATCTGAAACTGAAGCACGTCCTCTGCGGTTATTGCTACAGCAAAGTCCGCCACGAGACGGCACAGATCAGGAGGCAGATGGGGGGCAGGAACTCCAAGGCGCCCACTGTCGAGACGGTGGTCCTGTACCAAGGAGAAACTCCCTCGGCAGAAGACCAGGGCAAGAGGCTCATCGAGCGGGACAGGAAGAGGCCGTCCTGGTTCTCCAGGACTTGA